AAGATCATCAAGGCTGCCGCGCACGACGTCCTCTCGGCCCTCGGCAAGTCCGACGAGCTGCTGGACATCGCGCTGAAGCTGGAGGAGCACGCGCTCTCCGACGACTACTTCGTCTCGCGCAACCTCTACCCGAACGTGGACTTCTACACGGGTCTGATCTACCGCGCCATGGGCTTCCCGACCGAGATGTTCACGGTCCTCTTCGCCCTCGGCCGCCTCCCGGGCTGGATCGCCCAGTGGCACGAGATGATCAAGGAGCCCGGCTCCCGCATCGGCCGCCCGCGCCAGATCTACACGGGCGTGGTCGAGCGCGACTTCGTGCCGGTCGAGGCGCGCTGAGCCGCCGATCACTTGTAAGCAAGGGGCCCGCACGGAGAGTCTTCCGTACGGGCCCACTGCGTGCCCGGCCACAGAAGAGGGCGCCCTACGGCGAGTGAGCCGAAGGGGCGCGCCTGTGTCGAGAGGCCGAACGCGCGGAGGCCCGAAGGGTCGAGCACGATCGGCCTCTCGACACAGGCACAAGCGCCCCGGAGGCGAACCGAGCCCCAAAAAACAGGGAGAAGGCGCCCTGCAACGCTGGTCCCCCCACGGGCCGGCGAGCAGGGCGCCTTCCCATGTCCCGGTGCGGATTCCCCCCACGGGATCCGGCCGGGCGTCTGGTGGGCACAGCGCCTGAATCGCTGAGCTCGACGAGCAGAACTCGTCGTCCTACCTGTATGTATCTGTGATGCGGCGGTGTGCGGTCTGCCGGGACGCGTACGTACGGGAGGGCCGCTCAAAGCTCCCCGGTGCACGTGCCCCGGCAACGCAATTCCGGGAACGTCCCCCAAGACATCCCCAGATGCCAGTCACGCCCCCCAAGACGCTTCTGACATCGCCAACTTAGACTCACGAACCCCTTCGGTGGTTACGTTCACAACACTGTGATCTGCGTCTCTTGCGTCATGTCCTGAAGATGCGCAAGAGACCCGATTCGGCGATCGAGGTCCCAGCGTAAGGATGATGCGCGAGCCTTGTGAAGAGCTTATGTGAGGCTACTTCCGGACTCTAGAGGGACTTTCGCCCGGCGGTCACGAAAATGTCCTGAGTCGCAAGCTGTTCGTTACCACGAAAACGGACGAAAAGGCCATAGTCGCCCCCGCGATCATCGGGTTGAGCAATCCGGCGGCGGCCAGCGGCAGCGCGGCCACGTTGTATCCGAAGGCCCAGGCCAGATTGCCCTTGATCGTGGACAGGGTCCGCCGCGACAGCCGGATGGCGTCGGCGGCCACCCGCAGGTCCCCGCGCACCAGCGTCAGATCGCCCGCCTCGATCGCCGCGTCCGTCCCCGTGCCCAGGGCGAGCCCCAGATCGGCCACGGCCAGCGCGGCCGCGTCGTTGACCCCGTCGCCGACCATCGCGACCGTACGGCCCTCCCCCTGGAGCCGGCGTACGACGTCGACCTTGTCCTCGGGCAGCACCTCGGCGATCACGTGCTCGGAGGAGACGCCGACCGCCGCGGCCACGGACCGGGCCACGCGCTCGTTGTCCCCCGTCAGCAGCATCGGTGTGAGCCCGAGATCCCGCAGCCGCCGTACCGCCTCGGCGCTGGTCTCCTTGATCGCGTCGGCGACCGTGACGACACCGAGTGCCACGCCGTCGCGGAGGACGACGACCGCCGTGTGCCCCGCGTCCTCGGCGGCCTCCTTGGCGCCCTTCAGGGGCTCGGGGAGCGGCTCACCGGGGAACCGGCCCACCTGGACGTCGTGGCCCTCCACGAGGCCGCGTACGCCTCTGCCGGGCAGGTTCTCGAAGCGCTCGACGGGCGGCAGTGCGCCCACGCGCTCCTCGGCGCCCGCGGCGATCGCCCGGCCCACCGGGTGTTCGGATGCGTGTTCGATAGCGCCGGCGAGACGCAGGACGCTCGCTTCGGTGACGCCTTCGGTATCGGCCTCGGTCACGCCTTCGGCGTGGGCTCCGGGTTCGCCTTCGAGGGCGTCCCCGGCGACGTGTACCCGCTGGAGCGTCATCCGGCCGGTGGTGACGGTGCCGGTCTTGTCCAGGACGACGGTGTCGACGCGGCGGGTGGACTCCAGGACCTCGGGCCCCTTGATGAGGATGCCGAGCTGGGCGCCGCGGCCGGTACCGACCAGCAGGGCGGTCGGGGTGGCGAGGCCGAGCGCGCACGGGCACGCGATGATCAGCACCGCGACGGCCGCCGTGAACGCGGCGGTGGGGTCGTCCGTGGCGCCGAGCCAGGCGCCGAAGGTGGCGACCGCGATCAGGATGACGACCGGCACGAACACCGCCGAGATCCGGTCGGCGAGCCGCTGCACCTCCGCCTTGCCGTTCTGCGCGTCCTCCACCAGCCGCGCCATCCGCGCCAGCTGGGTGTCCGCGCCGATCCGTGTCGCCTCGACGACCAACCGGCCGCCGGCGTTCACGGTCGCGCCCGTGACGGCGTCGCCGACGGTCACGTCCACCGGCACCGAC
The DNA window shown above is from Streptomyces akebiae and carries:
- a CDS encoding heavy metal translocating P-type ATPase, with the protein product MTSTTAAAATSAPVHEVELTIGGMTCASCAARVEKKLNRLDGVTASVNYATEKAKVAYPSGMQVADLIATVVKTGYTAEEPPPPAPARTEHEEPLRAEEADPELASLRQRLTVSALLAAPVILMSMIPALQFDNWQWLSLTLAAPVVVWGGLPFHRAAFTNLRHGAATMDTLVSVGTLAAFGWSLWALFFGHAGMPGMRHGFEFTVSRTAGSSTIYLEVAAGVVAFILLGRYLEARSKRRAGAALKALLRLGAKDVSVLRQGREVRLPVGQLAVGDRFVVRPGEKFATDGTVVEGASAVDASMLTGESVPVDVTVGDAVTGATVNAGGRLVVEATRIGADTQLARMARLVEDAQNGKAEVQRLADRISAVFVPVVILIAVATFGAWLGATDDPTAAFTAAVAVLIIACPCALGLATPTALLVGTGRGAQLGILIKGPEVLESTRRVDTVVLDKTGTVTTGRMTLQRVHVAGDALEGEPGAHAEGVTEADTEGVTEASVLRLAGAIEHASEHPVGRAIAAGAEERVGALPPVERFENLPGRGVRGLVEGHDVQVGRFPGEPLPEPLKGAKEAAEDAGHTAVVVLRDGVALGVVTVADAIKETSAEAVRRLRDLGLTPMLLTGDNERVARSVAAAVGVSSEHVIAEVLPEDKVDVVRRLQGEGRTVAMVGDGVNDAAALAVADLGLALGTGTDAAIEAGDLTLVRGDLRVAADAIRLSRRTLSTIKGNLAWAFGYNVAALPLAAAGLLNPMIAGATMAFSSVFVVTNSLRLRTFS